CCGTAAACAATGAGGTGTCTTCATAATCTTCTTCTGTATATGTCAGTTATGTCTGGATGATCCAGTTTTATATCACTACAACAGTGTTACTTCTTGGACTGAAACCTGTGTTGTGTATGGCAGTTGTAGGTGTTAGACTCTAAGAATTCATTTCATAGAAGTCAACTTGCACTATAACACAATATACCTTTGCTAACACTTTCTATAGTGGGCAAAGGGCACCTTTGCCGACATATAACCTCCCGCGAAAAGTTTTGCCGACAGTTTGGAAACAGTGGCGCTAGAAGCCGTCGGCTAATAGCTAGGTCCTAGCTAATCCAAACAAACCGCGCTAATGTGGGTCAGTTTGAGTTTCTACCAcaaatgaaatgagagagctACTATTTAATTAGCAGGTGCAAGATCATGTTCAAATCATCGTTTCTTCGCTCGTGATGCCAATGCACACCTTACCACTGGCCTTTTCAATGCCGCCAGTCCGCCCGGTCCATTTCATATGTCCGTCCCTACGCTAGCGTGATAGGCGATGCTCCACGTCGTGTGCCACTGTTCTATGAAGTTCGCAGTCGCCCAACGGCTTGTCACCAACATGACATGTTTAGATCTAtttagcactaaaaattagctagctaaagcTAAAGACTACTATTTTTAGCTAACTATTTTTTAGAATCCACCTGCTAATAGCTGCTAATagtgtaaagtaatctgctgctctccctctgtacacatggcaggggcaggcgccgaaagggctcccctgctgctgcactagcaggggcaggcgccgaaacgctcccctgccgcactgtagccacagcaggggcaggcgccaaagtcagccctgctgtcacatctagtcactgtagcagcctgGCATGTCTGtctactaggattagatggatagagttgtatatatagcttcccactacaACTCAGTGAAGAGAGTTCAGTTTTAccatctcctctgtagagctccgacaacgctggtgcttgtgctgtgtgtgcgcgctctgttctccctccctcttctacctccagccgtaGTGTGTGTGCGAGAACGtcggtgagcggtcggctcacccgtgcgggagatctcgacaccaacaagtggtatcaaagccgtacaAGCGCAGTCGTTGGACTAACCGccggcgatgacggacggtttagAGATGGGTGACAGCAGCGGCACTGctatggctgcccagccacgacaggaggtcgtcgtgcgcatggtgcgggaggtcagcggcactagttcgccgacgctgactcgcaccaactatggcgagtgggcggtgatcctgaaggtcaagctcagagctcgacggctctggaatgcaattgacaagggcaccgacaatgaagaagacgatatgtcagcattggaggctatccttgctgctgtgccagcggagtacagggagccgttgaggGTGAAGAACTctactaaggaggcgtgggaggccattgcagcgatgcacGTCGGCTCCAACCACACAAAGAAGGCGATGGcctagctgctgaagcaggagtacgccaaccttaagttcaaggatggtgagtcggtggaggacttctccctccgcctatagtcgctcatcagcaagctgaggagccacggcgtcaccatcgacaaagaagagtcggtctccaagtacctccactccgtgccggtgaagtacatcctgatcgctctctccatagagacgatgctggacttgtccaccctcaccattgaggatgtgacaggccgtctgcgggcggtgaacgagcgcatggagcaggccataGCAACGACGGACAGCGGCAAGTTGCTGCTGATAGATGAGGTGTGGGCAgcccggatgaaggagaagaagtctaGGGAAGCcttctccagccgcggtggcgatgacaagcgccgcggcaaggcttcttcgaagaagaagaagaaggttgaccCCAATGCCTGCCGGCGTTGcaggaagacgggccattgggcaaaggagtgcccaaatcgcaagcaggagaagaaggctaaggctTATTTAGCGTAGGCTGATGAGCataatgaggccactctcctgatggcaatgttctgtgcactacacgatgttgaggccaaggagaagggagaggtgatggcggtggaaggaCACAGCAAGGCTCTAAAGgttgtcaacctcgatgaactacatgcccaagtccacctcgaacGTGTGGGTGgcaagcaggagcagcggtggtacctggacttcGACGCCagtaaccacatgatgggctcaaAGGAAGCCTTCCCTGAGATCGACAGCAACGTGATTGGcatggtgaagttcggtgacggctcaagggtggcaatccgagggcgcgacaccatcatcttcaggtgccaaaaCGATGAGCACCACGCGctgacggatgtatattacatcgtGCAActacgttcaagcatcatcagtattggccagctggatgagcgcggcaaCGAGGTAttgatcaaggacggcgtcctcaggatcagggaccgagAGCAGCGGCTTCTTtctaaggtgaagaggtcctaaAATTGGCTGTACCTggtcgacttgaaggtggagcagcccatctgctTGGCTACATGACACATGGAGGAGctatggctgtggcatgcccggtatggCCATATCAGCTTAGACGctcttggtcggctagagaagatggtgacTGGGCAGCCTTATATGGAGCACGTAGaggagctatgtgacagctgcctgatCGGAAAGCAAAGAAGGCTACCGTTCCCGAAGACGGTGAAGTACCGCGCGGCAGAGGccctcgagctggtccatggtgacctctacGGACCAATCATGCCGGTGACGCACGGCGGGCTCAAGTACTTCATCTTGCTCGTGGATGACTGCAGCCGGTTCATGTGGCTACAGCTTCTAACCAGCAAGACTGAGGCAGTAGAagcggtcaagaagttcaaggcacgcGTGGAGGCAGAGAACGGcaagaagctgcgcgtgctgcggactgatcacagcggcgaattcacttcagtGGAGTTCACTACGTActacgcggatcagggtgtggtgcgacaccacaccacgccatactcaccacagtagaatggtgtggtggagcggtggaaccagatggtggtcggcatggctcgatccatgatgaaggccaaaagcaTGCCAAAAAAgttctagggagaggcggtgaccacggcggtgttcatcgtCAACCGCGTGCCCACCAAAGCCCTCAAGGGCAAGATGCCGTTCAAGGCTTGGTATGGACGCAAGCCAAATGTGCCCTTCCTCAGGACATTTGGCTACATCGGCCATGTGAAGATCACCAAGCCTCACCTCggcaagctagaagacatgagcacgccgatggtgctcctgggctacgaggagggcaccaaggcataccggctctactATCCAtgcggaggcaaggtggttgtctcacgCAACATCGTATTCGACGAGAAGGTAGCCTAGGACTGGGACAGTctgggcacgggggaagctggtggcttcaccagcaccttcatcgtcgagcacttggtcatccacggtggtggagacactggagcggaggtgccgaccactccagcaacagagccgagcactcctagggtggtgccgagcactccggaagGGGTGCTgggcactccaggagtggtgccgagcggtcttgtagtggtgccgaccactataGGACGAGTGCCGAACGCTCCTGTAGCAGAGCCGAGAGGTCgtgtagtggtgccgaccactccaggacgggtgccaAACGCTCCCATAGGAGAGCTGAGGGATCTTGaagtggtgtcgaccactccaagATTGGTGCCGAGTActcctgcagtggtgccaaccactctaagAGTGGTGATGagcggtccaggagtagtgccaagcactgcagctggggtgccgagcactccaggtgctgtgcagACCACTCCGGCAGAATAGGGGACTCCATCGACGTCtatcgagtttgcctcacctccaagcgacatcaccgaGTTCATGGATGCCTACCACGATGGTGAGTaggtgcggttccgtaggctggacgacatcgtcagTGGCATGGGGTCCTCAGGCCTGGCGAGTCGGCtactcaatgacccagagctgcttctcgtcagtgcagaggaaccacccacgttcgcgctggccgagcgcgatgcaaattagcgatgggcgatgctggaggagatgaaggcgatcgaggaaaacgagacttgggagctcgtcgattcacctccaggatgtcgtccgatcggcctaaagtgggtgtataaggtcaagcgggacgagcgcggTGCCATTGTAAAGCACAAGGCGCGCGTCGttgcccgaggctttgtccagcccGAGGGCattgacttcgaggaagtctttgcaccggtagcgtgcatggagtctatccgactgctgCTGGCTTTGACAGAAGTGAAGTACTGGTGCGTCCATCACCTAGACATAAAATCggtcttcctcaacggcgagctggcggagacggtcttcgtcaggtaACCTCCGGGTTTCGctatcaagggagcggagcacagggtgcccCGACTGTGCAAGTCGTTCTATGGGCTACAGTAGGCCCCGCGTGCGTGGAACTCCAAGCTTGACGCTAGGCTGGGCAAGCTTGGCTTcacgcggtgcgcaaccgagcacgcgctctacacgtggCAACGGGGAAGGAGGACCTCATCAtcagcgtgtatgtggacgacttgatcgtcaccggcgcgcgtgcggagaacatcgacagcttcaagcacgagatggtagctcgttttcgaatgagcgatctcggtgcgctctcctactacctcggcatcgaggtgagacaggggaaggaggcactCATGCTTGGTCAGAACGCGTACGCTTCAGAGcggttggagcggagcggcatggctgagtacaagccatgcgtgacgccaatggaggagcggctgaagctaacgaaggctagtaccgcggcgaaggtagatgcaacactctatcggagcatcgtccgcggtctgcgctacctagtccacacgaggccggacattccgttcaccgtgggctacgtcaaccgcttcatggaggatcgcTGAGAGGATCACTGAGCcgcggtgaagcggctgctgcgctaTGTCAAGGCGAAGGTAGATGCGCACCCACGCGGCGCTGCTGCTGGGCACGCCGGCGTGCACCACGAACCACATGTAGTATCCGGGCGGCGCCACCCCGGGCGTCGGCGGCGCGGCGACCACGGCCTCGTAAACCACGATGTCCAGCTCTGCCACCCTCACCACGCCCAGCTCCACCACGTGCTGGTTCATCCCGAACGAGTGCGTCGCGAACGCCGGAGCCACCGTGGCCACCCGCGCCACCTCcccacccgcacccgcacccgcaccttCCGCCATCATCCTGGCGGGTATCACGAACTTCGTGGCCGTCGCCTCGCCGTACCCGACCTCCGCGGGCGCGCGCTGTCATGCCGCGGGTCCATGTATGGCGGCAGGAACGCCTCCAGGCTCAGCTCCGTCGGGTACATCACGTTGGCGAACACGTACCCGACGTGCGGGTTGCTGCCGCCCACTAGCACATGGTCGTACGTGTCCAGCGCCGCCGACGAGTGGTACATCCGCGGCACCGCCGACGCCGCTAGCGGCGACGACTGATCGAACCGCGACCCCAGCGGCGCGTCGGGCCTGTACAGCATGGGCCGCCTGACCGGATCCTGCCCCAGCTCCCACCCGGCAGTGCCCGCCGCAGCCCGGTTCACGAATCACGATCAGCACGTCGCCCGAGGGCAGCAGCACCATGTCGCCCATCACCCGGGCCATCGGTATCTCCTCGATCGCCCACACCACCGGGTCCGGGTCCGTCGGCGCAACACGCGCGCAGGTGGTAAACGCCCCACGGCGCGCCGCCGCAGACCAGCACCTCGGCGTGCGCGGGCGCGTCGGGTCGGAGCGGGAGGAGCACGGACGAGCCTGACGACGGGTAGTTCCACGGCACGCCGCCGGGGACGAGCGGGAGGCGGCGGAGCGGGGCGCGGTTGTAGGGGTCGAAGACGACGGCGTGGTCGTTGGCGAAGACGAAGACTGTGCCGTCGGGGAGCTTGTGGAGGAACGGGTACAGGTTGTTCTCGGCGCCCGGCTCCGTCGTCTCGTCCAGGAACGGGAAGAACGTCagcggcggcgcggcgtcggcgtgcGGGAAGTACTCGAGGTtgaactgccgccgccgccgaggatgaGCACACGACCGTCGGGGAGGATCATGTCAGTGGCGTACCACCGCCGCGCGGCGAGGAACGAGGGGAGCTCGACCCAGCCCGTGGCTGGCGAGAAGAGCCGCGCGACGCGGTCGCCGCTGGAGAAGCCGCCGGTCTGGAGGAGCGTGCCGTTGGGGAGCAGCGCCCCGGACGAGCACCACGGGTTGGTGGCGAGCGGGTACGGGTGCAGCACGTTGGAGCGGAGGTCCAGGAGCAACGAGTGCGCCGTGCAGTCGGTGCCGTTGACGGTGGCCGCGCACGGCGCCAGCGCGGCCAGCGAGATGTTGGAGGGGCCCGTGTCGGTGTGGTCGAACATGAGGACGAAGTCCCCCGGGAGCAGCTGCCATTCTCCCTGGGACGGGGCATCAttggcggcggcggcattggcATTGCAGCTGACGATCAGgagaaggtggagaaggaagGATCATGGCTTGGGCATGGCTGCTGAGCATGCGATCTTTAAGCCTTTTCATGCATCCTAGCAATGTGATAAGCTAAGGTAGGGTGTACAGAGTGTGTTGCATACTTGCATCGCATTGTGACGTTGTGTTGGTGGAGGGTGGGTACAGGGAAGGTTGTGGGGAAATGGGGAATACGCATTTCATGCTTGGAACCAGGTATGCGATCTAAATGATACAAACTTTTTGGACTCAACGGAATTAGGTGAATCTTGCAATTTTTGGACCTGCATTCATTCTGTTGACCAGTGAAAATATTATGGTTTAGCTAATAATTAGCTGAATTTTTGCCAAAATTTGATAAGGAGGCCGGCATAAAGAGGAAACTAATGATTAGGCGGAGAAGTATGCACTTTTACACTGAAGGAAGAACTTGCGAGTTTGTTTGAACTCTAGACTAGACTAAAAGTTCAAATCTTGTCCAACTTTTTGACTGGTGCAATGTTGTTTTAGCCCTCACCGAAATAGGTGAATTTTGCATAAATTCAGATGTTTCGGACCAAATCCCGGAAACCTCCTGAGGTAGAATCACCCAATTTATAAGAGCTCAATTATGATGGCCGGCATTTCGAGGATTAATAGCAGCTACACACTTGAACTCTATAATCAGGTAGTCTGTTGAGGGTCGAAGGACAGGATGACATCATCTATCACAGTCTGGGATAGAGTACAACACATTGATACATAGGGTTACAAATTAGAGTGCGGAAGTATAATTTATTACACTAACTTGATTCAAATATAAGTAGTTCAAACCTACCTTGAAACACTCAAAATCAAAGTGAGCCGGTAAAAGGATGTTCATTACGTATAAGATCAACATGAGAACCGAGGGATGTTAGAGCATATCTTCACCAGATTAAGAATAAAATGATCCCCTTTTTCTGTAACTAGTGATAATAAACATTGAAGGCAAAAAGTAAACTCCACTAGACCCCTTTCTAATCTCCTTACACTATTGTTTTATTAATTGAGAAAACCACCCCCACAATCCCTCAGAAGAAAAGGGAGATCAAATCAATCCCCCTTCTCTTACCCTCCCCGCATGCAGTGGTGTGTAGTGGCTAGAGACATGGCTGAGAAGAGAGGGCCTTTGTTATTACTAATAACAAAAGCCCTCTCTTCTCCGCCAAAAAAAGAGATGCTAAATTTTGCTACAATCGTGACACAGGATTTCTTGGctgcaatttttgtgaatgcGGTAGTTTATTTAATCTTAATTTTCTTTGAACTTTGTGGCAAAGCTAAGCATCAACCAAATAGGCCATCGGTTTGTTTTGTGGCCAAAGGTTTAGCGTGCCATGCATGCTTTTATGCACGGGGCGTGCGTAGTGCCCGGACGTTCGGAtgcccgcgcccacgccgcctACTGCGTCTGTCCCGCCTGCCACGCTTGCTGCTAAGCCTGTCCTGCATGCAATTGCTATGCGTGCACGTCCATCCCGCATGCCACATGCAACTGCTAAGCTTGCACACCTGCCCCTGCAAGTTGGTGCGTCTTCGCATGCAGTTGTGCGCCTGATGCGCATGCAAGTGGGGACCACCCACGCCCGCTTCGCTTGCCACGCACGTGGGGACCACTACGCCCGCATGGACTGCCTTCGCATGCGCCCGCTTACTGCGCCTGCTAATGTTGCAACATGAAGCACttctgcaacatatgtctgaaataggtgaaacatttacaacatactcttgcaacatatgtgtatagcaaccgcaacatatgcaacatctagataaaaacacttgcaacatacgtctgaaacagatgagatattttgaatagacgcttgcaacatgtgtatatagccattgaaacatatgcaacatccaaataaaacacttacaacatacgtctaaaacagatggaaatatttgaaatatacacttgcaacatacttgtataaccattgcaacatatgcaacgtccagatgaaacacatacaacatccggatgaaacacatgcaacgtccaaatgaaacatatgaaatataCATCTAAACGCATGAAACATACGGAGCTGGTGCCATAGAGTATGCGGGCCCCGTGCTCCTTCTATCTGCCGGTCCTTATCTCTCTAGTCATAGCGCATGCACAGGCCCTCATGCATTGCATGCACCCCACGCCGAGCGAGGCCAAATGCGCTCCCCTGCGCCCCACGTAGAACGAGTGGCCGCACGAGCTCCCATGCGCTGCCCCGTGCCGCATGCGCCCCACGCCGAACGAGAAGCCGCCCATGCTTTCATGCGCTGCCCCATAGAAAAGGACCGGTGCAGGCCCCGCCTGACTGCAACTACATGCCCCACTTTTTTTTCTTGGTCGTCACGTGTATGCGGGGGTTGGTCCGTCCGGACGGACGCCCTCAACCAAGCATTACCGTTTACGCATCCTCCGTGTGGATATGAATTTTGATCATGGGCCACCTAACTCGACCTTCCAAAAATTTTTGACCTAACTTGACTGGCTGGTATGTCGGGTCTGATTTGAGTTATGATTTTAGACCCATGACCCGATCCAACCTGAGAAAGCTGACCCAAAGTAGTAAAACCTGATCTAATCCTATCTGCCAGTGCGTCGATGGACCAAAAGTTTTGACATGACAATTTTTTATTGGCCCAAGTCGATTCCGACCCGATCCCAGtgtttagcatcatctagcagtTCCTTTTACTCCATTTCTTTCAAGACAACTTAAGACTCTTTCAATTCTTTTGGACATGCACTTTTACcggaccaacaacaaagacag
This sequence is a window from Miscanthus floridulus cultivar M001 chromosome 10, ASM1932011v1, whole genome shotgun sequence. Protein-coding genes within it:
- the LOC136488192 gene encoding uncharacterized protein, whose product is MAMFCALHDVEAKEKGEVMAVEGHSKALKVVNLDELHAQVHLERVGGKQEQRWYLDFDASNHMMGSKEAFPEIDSNVIGMVKFGDGSRVAIRGRDTIIFRCQNDEHHALTDVYYIVQLRSSIISIGQLDERGNEVLIKDGVLRIRDREQRLLSKVKRS